A portion of the Acidobacteriota bacterium genome contains these proteins:
- a CDS encoding PD40 domain-containing protein: MSLTSGTRLGPYEIANLIGVGGMGEVYRAHDTRLGRDVAIKVLPGAFAQDTDRLARFEREAKSIAALSHQNILAIHDTGTHDGHMFVVTELLEGETLRARMQQGPMPVRKATDIAMQIARGLAAAHDKGIVHRDLKPENVFLREDGHVKILDFGLARSTVSSSGATETVAAITDPGTVMGTVGYMAPEQMRGQAVDARTDLFALGTVLYEMLSGQRAFKGDTAADTMIAIVKEDPPELTALRPDVPPALHRIVRHCLEKNPVERFQSARDVAFALESSTDSGASSVQQTTSAGSAAVPATRSRFPLGIIIGAVIIVLAIGFAWTSGMFTSAGSDDTSPPIVIGTASQLTTDDGLEIDPAISPDGKLLAYSSGKATQMRIFIRPVGGGRTIPLSDDKDAFEFQPRWSPDGTQILYLRPDGAFVASAMGGTSRMIVKGMLNAAAWSPDGKQLLIARDNALAVVQLDGSGERALGTATDAPYSCDWSPKGDRIACVVGNIASVLPSGTFGNIAPSSVVLIPAAGGAVTEVTELAGLNQSPVWSPDGRQLYFISTRQGPRDIYVVDIADDGQVRGEPQRMSTGLGAQSIAFSADRLVYVSYTARANLWSLPIPNAGPVDTSNARAMTNGNQVIESIRVSRDGQWLLYDSSLHLNADVFRIPLAGGTAERLTTDPSDDFAPDLSPDGREVAYHSWRSGSRDIFISPVSGGPAHAVTATAGQESYPRWSPDGRALTFIDQSTNDPSETALYVTRRDSSGNWGAPVLIPGGGARGEWLDHKQLVGARFPGRIELFPVDGGQRRVIYAPSRPGDPVPESAGMGADARTVYFKSHDAEGRASFWSVPLAGGQPRQLVRFEDLSRVSIRPDFAVGGGKFFFTLEDRQADIWMADITRRPKSEP, translated from the coding sequence ATGTCACTCACCTCTGGAACCCGCCTTGGGCCGTATGAAATCGCCAATTTGATTGGCGTGGGCGGCATGGGCGAGGTCTACCGGGCTCATGACACCCGGCTGGGGCGGGACGTGGCCATCAAGGTCCTGCCGGGGGCTTTTGCCCAGGACACTGACCGGCTCGCCCGGTTCGAGCGCGAGGCCAAGTCCATTGCCGCCCTCTCGCATCAAAACATCCTCGCGATTCACGACACCGGAACCCACGACGGACACATGTTCGTCGTCACTGAACTCCTTGAGGGCGAAACGCTGCGCGCGCGAATGCAGCAGGGCCCGATGCCGGTGCGCAAAGCGACCGACATTGCGATGCAGATCGCTCGAGGGCTCGCGGCCGCGCACGACAAGGGCATCGTCCATCGCGATCTGAAACCCGAGAATGTCTTCTTACGCGAAGACGGGCACGTCAAGATTCTCGACTTTGGCCTCGCGCGATCGACCGTCTCGAGCAGCGGCGCCACCGAAACCGTGGCAGCCATCACTGACCCAGGCACGGTGATGGGCACCGTCGGCTACATGGCGCCTGAACAGATGCGCGGCCAGGCTGTTGACGCGCGCACCGACCTCTTCGCACTCGGCACCGTGCTCTACGAAATGTTGAGCGGCCAGCGCGCTTTCAAGGGCGATACCGCCGCGGACACGATGATCGCCATCGTGAAAGAAGACCCGCCGGAACTGACGGCCCTTCGGCCGGACGTTCCGCCTGCGCTGCACCGCATCGTCCGTCATTGCCTCGAGAAGAATCCCGTTGAACGCTTTCAGTCGGCACGCGACGTCGCGTTTGCCCTCGAGTCGTCCACGGATTCAGGCGCCAGTTCTGTCCAACAAACGACCTCGGCCGGATCGGCTGCGGTACCAGCCACTCGATCGCGCTTCCCACTGGGCATCATCATCGGGGCCGTCATCATCGTGCTCGCGATTGGATTCGCGTGGACGTCGGGCATGTTCACGTCAGCGGGCAGCGATGACACGTCGCCTCCAATCGTCATCGGCACCGCATCGCAGCTCACGACCGACGATGGGCTGGAGATCGATCCGGCCATCTCACCGGACGGAAAACTGCTTGCGTACTCGTCGGGTAAAGCCACGCAGATGCGGATCTTCATCAGACCCGTGGGTGGGGGCCGAACGATCCCCCTCTCTGATGACAAGGATGCGTTCGAGTTTCAGCCGCGCTGGTCGCCCGATGGCACCCAGATTCTGTATCTCAGGCCGGATGGTGCCTTCGTGGCGTCGGCGATGGGGGGCACCTCCCGAATGATCGTCAAAGGCATGCTGAATGCCGCCGCGTGGTCACCTGACGGGAAGCAGCTGCTGATCGCACGAGACAATGCCCTGGCCGTCGTGCAACTGGATGGCAGTGGCGAGCGTGCACTCGGTACCGCCACGGATGCTCCGTACTCTTGCGACTGGTCACCGAAGGGAGACCGGATCGCCTGCGTCGTCGGAAACATCGCGTCGGTGCTTCCCAGTGGAACGTTCGGCAATATTGCGCCAAGCTCCGTGGTCCTGATCCCGGCCGCCGGCGGGGCTGTCACCGAAGTGACCGAGCTGGCCGGGCTCAATCAGAGCCCGGTCTGGTCGCCCGACGGGCGTCAGCTGTACTTCATTTCAACCAGACAAGGCCCGCGCGACATCTACGTCGTGGACATCGCGGACGATGGCCAGGTGCGGGGCGAACCGCAGCGGATGAGCACCGGCCTTGGGGCGCAGTCGATTGCCTTCTCGGCTGATCGCCTCGTGTACGTCTCCTACACCGCACGCGCTAACCTCTGGTCACTGCCGATTCCGAACGCAGGGCCTGTCGATACGTCGAACGCCCGCGCGATGACCAATGGCAATCAGGTGATCGAGTCGATCCGGGTCTCGCGCGATGGACAGTGGCTCCTGTATGACTCCTCGCTGCACCTGAACGCCGACGTGTTTCGGATACCTCTGGCGGGCGGCACGGCTGAACGATTGACGACGGATCCGTCGGACGATTTTGCGCCAGACCTTTCACCAGACGGGCGCGAGGTTGCGTACCATTCGTGGCGATCGGGGTCGCGGGATATCTTCATCAGCCCGGTCTCAGGCGGTCCCGCGCACGCTGTCACCGCCACGGCCGGGCAGGAAAGCTACCCGAGATGGTCTCCCGATGGCCGTGCGCTGACGTTTATCGATCAGTCAACCAACGACCCCTCGGAAACGGCGCTGTACGTGACCCGCCGTGACTCCTCGGGAAACTGGGGCGCGCCGGTCCTGATTCCCGGTGGCGGCGCAAGAGGCGAGTGGCTCGATCACAAACAACTTGTGGGCGCCCGCTTTCCCGGAAGGATCGAGTTGTTTCCCGTTGATGGCGGGCAGCGGCGCGTGATTTATGCCCCCTCGCGCCCGGGTGATCCTGTGCCAGAAAGCGCAGGGATGGGGGCGGACGCACGAACGGTCTACTTCAAGAGTCACGATGCCGAAGGCCGGGCGTCGTTCTGGTCCGTGCCGCTGGCGGGTGGCCAGCCCCGCCAACTCGTGCGATTCGAGGACCTGTCACGAGTGTCTATTCGCCCGGACTTTGCGGTGGGGGGTGGCAAGTTCTTCTTCACACTCGAAGATCGCCAGGCCGACATCTGGATGGCAGACATCACGCGCCGGCCCAAATCGGAGCCGTGA
- a CDS encoding error-prone DNA polymerase, which yields MYIELHTASAFSFLAGASLPETLVARAAALGYPAIALLDRDGVYGAPQLYRAAKAAGLRAIVGAELTITQTHPGGSSLWTLPVLVASVEGYRNLCRLITRAKSKAAKGESLLTLADLDGHCGGLIALAGRPALVAERHGVGGLVDQIVGIFGRDRVWVELQRHLRRDEEEANASLLDLAAAFRVPVMASNGVRFASPEDRPVFDVLTCLRHKTTLAQAGRRLSVNAERYLKPPEMMARLFSDLPQALAGTESLAERLEFTLVNLGYRFPEYPVPAGETQASFLRRLTYVGARDRYHPLDEAFGGRAKAQIQRELDLIDKLNLAGYFLIVWDLVNFCRQQGILVQGRGSAANSAVCYSLGITAVDPVGMELLFERFLSEERGEWPDIDLDLPSGDRRERVIQYVYQRYGAAGAAMTANVISYRGRSAAREVGKVLSMDEGEINVLSKMMSRFEFVDPADTVTQHLKEAGVDTGKQIYTQFATLWQRMQDLPRHLGQHSGGMVMCQGRLDEVVPLEPASMPGRMVVQWDKDDCSDLGIVKVDLLGLGMMAVLEEAVLLTGVDLAHLPPDDPEVYRMLQAADTVGVFQVESRAQMATLPRLKPKHFYDIVVEVALIRPGPIVGQMVHPYLKRRRGDEPVTYAHPSLEPVLKRTLGVPLFQEQLLRIAMVIANFSGGEAEELRRAMGFKRSAKRMLDIEGRLRAGMARNGITGAVADQIVLSISSFALYGFPESHAASFALIVYASAYLKVHFPTAFYTALLNNQPMGFYAPATLVKDAQRRGVRFAPVDVQASDWPCTIQDDGVIRLGLMYVQGLREEAGRKIAATKTTSEVVSTSGYMKRPQRSFSCRFRTLDELGGRTGLRRDELRMLAESGALASLGGDRRSALWQAERAARPAGPLLCDSFDSPDTGSLREKTSGVFFPAALKKTPDVFSGSEPEIRSPLPAMSLLERVEADYHTTGLTIGPHPMALVRRTLSARGVVRAVDLAHGRPGRRVRVAGAVITRQRPGTAKGFVFLSLEDETGIANAILTPDVFTSHKRTVVDAPYLLIEGVLQNQDGAISVKAERVEALAHQGPPPQSHDFR from the coding sequence ATGTACATCGAGCTTCATACGGCCTCGGCCTTTTCGTTTCTCGCCGGCGCGTCATTGCCAGAGACGCTCGTCGCGCGTGCGGCGGCGCTGGGCTATCCCGCGATTGCGTTGCTCGACCGCGACGGCGTCTACGGCGCCCCGCAGTTGTATCGCGCCGCCAAAGCCGCCGGCCTTCGCGCCATCGTCGGCGCCGAACTGACGATCACTCAGACCCATCCTGGTGGTTCGTCTTTGTGGACGCTCCCCGTCCTCGTCGCGTCTGTCGAGGGGTATCGCAATCTTTGCCGGCTGATTACGCGCGCCAAATCGAAGGCGGCGAAAGGCGAGTCCTTGCTCACACTGGCAGACCTGGATGGGCATTGCGGCGGATTGATTGCCCTGGCCGGACGTCCGGCCCTGGTCGCTGAACGTCATGGCGTGGGCGGGCTGGTGGATCAGATTGTCGGCATCTTTGGCCGTGATCGCGTCTGGGTCGAGTTGCAGAGGCATTTGCGTCGCGATGAAGAAGAGGCCAACGCGTCACTGCTCGATTTGGCTGCCGCGTTCCGCGTGCCGGTGATGGCCTCCAATGGCGTGAGGTTTGCCTCGCCTGAAGACCGTCCCGTCTTTGATGTCCTCACATGCCTGCGGCATAAGACGACGCTGGCGCAGGCAGGGCGGCGGCTGTCGGTGAATGCCGAGCGTTACCTGAAACCGCCTGAGATGATGGCGCGGTTGTTCAGCGATTTGCCGCAGGCGCTTGCGGGCACCGAATCGCTGGCCGAACGGCTCGAGTTCACCCTGGTGAATCTGGGGTATCGCTTTCCGGAATATCCGGTGCCGGCGGGTGAAACACAGGCGTCGTTTCTGCGGCGTCTGACATATGTCGGCGCACGCGATCGATATCATCCGCTCGACGAGGCGTTTGGTGGCCGCGCGAAAGCCCAGATCCAGCGCGAACTCGATCTCATCGACAAACTCAACCTCGCCGGCTACTTCCTCATCGTCTGGGACCTGGTCAATTTCTGCCGGCAGCAGGGAATTCTTGTGCAGGGCCGTGGGTCGGCGGCCAATAGCGCCGTGTGTTATTCGCTGGGCATCACGGCGGTGGATCCCGTGGGGATGGAACTGCTGTTTGAGCGGTTTCTGTCGGAGGAACGCGGCGAGTGGCCCGATATCGATCTGGATCTGCCGAGCGGCGACCGGCGTGAACGGGTCATTCAGTACGTGTATCAGCGATACGGTGCGGCGGGAGCCGCGATGACGGCCAATGTCATTTCCTATCGTGGCCGCAGCGCCGCTCGTGAAGTGGGGAAGGTGCTCAGCATGGACGAGGGCGAGATCAACGTCCTGTCCAAAATGATGAGCCGATTCGAGTTTGTGGACCCGGCCGACACGGTCACGCAGCACTTGAAAGAGGCCGGTGTGGATACCGGCAAACAGATCTACACGCAGTTCGCCACGTTGTGGCAACGCATGCAGGACCTGCCGCGGCATCTCGGGCAGCACTCGGGCGGCATGGTGATGTGCCAGGGACGTCTGGACGAGGTGGTCCCGCTCGAGCCAGCCTCGATGCCCGGCCGGATGGTGGTGCAGTGGGACAAGGATGATTGCTCGGATCTCGGCATTGTGAAGGTGGATTTGCTGGGTCTGGGCATGATGGCCGTACTCGAAGAGGCGGTGCTGCTCACGGGTGTGGACCTGGCGCATCTGCCGCCGGACGACCCCGAGGTGTATCGCATGCTGCAGGCCGCTGACACGGTGGGGGTGTTCCAGGTGGAGTCGCGCGCGCAGATGGCGACGCTGCCGCGACTCAAACCCAAACACTTCTACGACATCGTCGTTGAAGTTGCGCTCATTCGTCCGGGGCCCATCGTGGGACAGATGGTGCATCCGTATTTGAAGCGCCGGCGCGGCGATGAGCCCGTGACTTACGCGCATCCCAGCCTGGAGCCGGTGTTGAAGCGCACGCTGGGTGTGCCGCTGTTTCAGGAGCAGTTGCTGCGCATCGCGATGGTGATTGCCAATTTCAGCGGGGGCGAAGCCGAGGAGTTGCGCCGCGCGATGGGCTTCAAGCGATCGGCGAAGCGCATGTTGGACATCGAAGGCCGACTGCGGGCCGGGATGGCCCGCAACGGCATTACCGGCGCGGTGGCGGATCAGATCGTGCTGTCGATCTCATCATTCGCGCTGTACGGATTTCCGGAATCTCACGCGGCCAGCTTCGCGCTCATCGTGTATGCCAGCGCGTATCTGAAGGTGCATTTCCCCACGGCGTTTTACACGGCGCTGCTCAACAACCAGCCCATGGGCTTTTACGCGCCGGCCACGCTTGTGAAGGACGCGCAGCGGCGTGGCGTGCGCTTCGCGCCCGTGGATGTGCAGGCATCCGACTGGCCGTGCACGATTCAGGACGACGGTGTTATTCGGCTGGGCCTGATGTATGTGCAGGGGTTGCGCGAGGAAGCTGGCCGCAAAATTGCGGCCACGAAAACGACCTCTGAGGTCGTTTCCACGAGTGGGTACATGAAACGACCTCAGAGGTCGTTTTCGTGTCGATTTCGGACACTCGACGAGCTTGGGGGGCGCACGGGACTGCGCCGCGATGAACTGCGCATGCTCGCCGAGTCTGGCGCGCTCGCTTCGCTTGGAGGTGATCGCCGATCGGCGCTTTGGCAAGCCGAGCGCGCCGCCCGCCCCGCAGGGCCGCTGCTGTGCGACTCGTTCGACTCGCCCGACACGGGCTCGCTCAGGGAAAAGACGTCGGGTGTCTTTTTCCCTGCGGCCCTGAAAAAGACACCCGACGTCTTTTCCGGGAGCGAGCCCGAGATCAGATCTCCCCTCCCCGCAATGTCCCTGCTCGAACGCGTGGAGGCCGATTACCACACGACGGGGCTGACCATCGGCCCGCACCCGATGGCGCTGGTGCGGCGCACGCTGTCGGCGCGCGGAGTGGTGCGCGCGGTGGATCTGGCGCACGGACGTCCGGGCCGCCGGGTGCGTGTGGCCGGGGCCGTGATCACGCGACAGCGGCCGGGCACGGCCAAAGGGTTTGTGTTTCTGTCGCTGGAGGATGAAACGGGCATCGCCAACGCGATCCTCACGCCCGATGTGTTTACGTCACACAAACGCACGGTCGTGGACGCGCCGTATCTGCTGATCGAAGGCGTCCTGCAGAATCAGGACGGCGCCATCTCGGTGAAAGCCGAGCGAGTAGAGGCGCTGGCCCACCAGGGGCCGCCGCCACAATCCCACGACTTCAGGTGA
- a CDS encoding serine/threonine protein kinase, which translates to MDSIIRGQYQPLEKLGSGGMGDVIKAKDLKLNRMVALKFLRADHSGDPTRRQRFMQEAQAASALNHPNIITIHDVITEDDADIMVMEMVSGKTLDAIIPRGGLRVSQIINYSAQVADALAAAHGAGIIHRDLKPGNIMVTERDLVKLLDFGLAKLAPGAFAEDPEATGLTPLTVQGTIVGTLSYMSPEQAQGKASDARSDIFSFGAVLYEMATGNRAFTGENSISTLTSVLRDEPRRVLEITPEVPEVLSDVIHKCLHKDPDARFQTMAEVRDALMRLRQLSSSGVLYAQSPLASGIMSQPVLPTSVGVPAAAIEAAKTAVAGAKPAAAAAPKKPAVAAQTAKTGAAAGSNRTAMMAGAAVVVVALAAGGWWFSTRPGAPVTPQPDPLAATPAPAPPAEPVAVTPDPAVPPPVAAATPGTDATKVAPNTAKPAGVPKPAAPTGVRGRGAATAATAPVAAPVAETVVLLVPVPDALPIALQLQTEIPLEATAGMELQFTVTRDVTVGGETVIASGAAATGVILSHDKKKATIQLKTVDALDGTKLNIRATAGSTADSKRTIETPGQKSKTVVVSPGATTIGYLSGQQSVRLRRPGL; encoded by the coding sequence ATGGATTCCATCATTCGCGGCCAATATCAGCCCCTGGAGAAGCTCGGCTCCGGCGGCATGGGCGACGTCATCAAGGCCAAGGACCTGAAGCTCAACCGCATGGTGGCGCTCAAGTTCCTTCGCGCGGACCACAGCGGCGATCCCACACGGCGGCAGCGATTCATGCAGGAGGCCCAGGCGGCCTCGGCGCTGAACCATCCCAACATCATCACCATCCACGACGTCATCACGGAAGACGACGCCGACATCATGGTGATGGAGATGGTGTCGGGCAAAACGCTGGACGCGATCATTCCGCGTGGCGGCCTGCGGGTGTCGCAGATCATCAACTACAGCGCACAAGTGGCCGACGCCCTCGCGGCCGCGCATGGCGCGGGCATCATCCACCGCGACCTCAAGCCCGGCAACATCATGGTCACCGAGCGCGACCTGGTGAAGCTGCTCGACTTCGGGTTGGCCAAACTCGCGCCTGGCGCGTTTGCCGAAGACCCCGAGGCCACCGGCCTCACTCCCCTCACCGTCCAGGGCACCATCGTCGGCACCTTGTCCTACATGTCGCCGGAGCAGGCGCAGGGCAAGGCGTCGGATGCGCGGTCCGATATCTTCTCGTTTGGCGCCGTGCTGTACGAAATGGCGACGGGCAATCGTGCGTTCACCGGCGAAAACAGCATCAGCACGCTGACCAGTGTTTTGCGCGATGAGCCGCGCCGGGTGCTTGAGATCACGCCGGAAGTACCAGAGGTCCTGTCGGACGTCATTCACAAGTGCCTGCACAAGGATCCGGATGCGCGCTTCCAGACCATGGCCGAGGTGCGCGATGCGCTGATGCGGCTTCGACAGCTGTCGTCATCGGGCGTGCTGTATGCCCAATCGCCGCTCGCGTCGGGCATCATGTCGCAGCCTGTTCTACCGACGTCGGTCGGCGTTCCGGCCGCTGCGATCGAGGCGGCGAAGACTGCTGTGGCCGGGGCCAAGCCGGCCGCCGCTGCCGCGCCGAAGAAGCCGGCGGTTGCGGCCCAGACAGCCAAGACCGGCGCTGCGGCTGGTTCGAATCGCACCGCGATGATGGCTGGTGCGGCTGTGGTGGTGGTCGCGCTGGCGGCCGGTGGATGGTGGTTCAGTACGCGGCCGGGTGCCCCTGTGACGCCGCAGCCTGACCCTCTGGCAGCCACGCCTGCACCGGCACCACCGGCGGAACCGGTTGCTGTGACGCCCGATCCGGCGGTGCCACCGCCGGTCGCCGCCGCAACGCCAGGCACAGATGCCACGAAGGTCGCGCCGAACACGGCGAAGCCTGCAGGTGTGCCTAAGCCCGCTGCGCCTACGGGGGTCAGAGGGCGTGGTGCGGCGACGGCAGCAACGGCACCGGTCGCGGCGCCTGTGGCCGAAACGGTCGTGCTGCTCGTACCCGTACCCGACGCGTTGCCGATCGCGCTGCAACTGCAGACCGAAATTCCGCTCGAGGCCACTGCGGGAATGGAACTGCAGTTCACGGTGACCCGAGACGTCACCGTCGGAGGCGAGACGGTGATCGCCAGTGGCGCTGCGGCCACCGGCGTCATCCTCAGCCACGACAAAAAGAAGGCGACGATTCAGCTGAAAACCGTTGACGCGCTCGACGGCACGAAGCTGAACATCCGCGCCACGGCCGGCTCAACGGCAGACTCGAAGCGCACCATCGAAACACCCGGACAGAAATCCAAGACCGTGGTGGTCTCCCCCGGCGCCACCACCATCGGCTACCTGTCGGGCCAGCAGTCGGTCAGGCTTCGGAGGCCGGGTCTTTAG
- a CDS encoding amidohydrolase family protein — translation MTIRAARVFDGVTGQLHRNSAVTVADGRITFVGRAEGDAIDLGDVTLMPGLIDVHTHIDWHFGPDGRYGNRPDGPRETPEQRDAAIAANLRATLLAGFTTVQNLGNRGDAALRAAVAAGTLVGPRIVSSLGQLQPGTRTPEQLREAVRASKTAGADVIKTFASGSIRDGGKLNVTQEQLDAVCGEARVQGLRAVVHAHDPDSIVAAVKAGCHQIEHGAFADDRAIAAMKAANVFFDPNIGLVLQNYIENKAKFQGFGSYTDEGFAFMERAVPTLGPIFKKALDAGLRMPLGTDAVAGAHGQNAREAFVRVQAGQRPVDALISATSLAAESLGMGSTLGRLAPGYLADIIAVSGDPTANIEALRSVRFVMSQGKVIVR, via the coding sequence ATGACCATCCGTGCCGCACGCGTCTTCGACGGCGTCACCGGCCAGTTACATCGGAACTCCGCCGTGACCGTCGCCGATGGCCGCATCACCTTTGTTGGCCGCGCCGAGGGAGACGCGATCGACCTTGGCGACGTCACCCTGATGCCGGGCCTCATCGACGTGCACACGCACATCGACTGGCATTTCGGGCCTGACGGCCGTTATGGCAACCGGCCCGACGGCCCGCGGGAAACTCCGGAACAGCGCGATGCGGCTATCGCCGCCAATCTGAGGGCGACGCTCCTGGCGGGGTTCACGACGGTGCAGAACCTCGGCAATCGGGGCGATGCGGCGCTGCGGGCGGCAGTCGCGGCCGGCACGCTGGTGGGGCCGCGCATCGTGTCGTCGCTCGGGCAACTCCAGCCCGGCACTCGCACGCCCGAGCAGCTCAGGGAAGCCGTCCGCGCGTCAAAAACCGCCGGCGCCGACGTCATCAAGACCTTTGCGTCGGGCAGCATCCGGGACGGCGGCAAACTGAACGTGACCCAGGAACAGCTCGATGCCGTCTGCGGAGAGGCGCGCGTGCAAGGCCTGCGCGCCGTCGTGCACGCCCACGACCCGGACTCCATCGTGGCGGCGGTGAAGGCCGGGTGCCACCAGATTGAACACGGCGCGTTTGCCGACGACCGCGCGATTGCGGCAATGAAGGCCGCGAACGTCTTCTTTGATCCCAACATCGGGCTCGTGTTGCAGAACTACATTGAGAACAAGGCGAAGTTTCAGGGCTTTGGAAGTTACACAGACGAAGGGTTTGCGTTCATGGAGCGCGCCGTCCCGACCCTCGGCCCGATTTTCAAGAAGGCACTGGATGCAGGCCTGCGTATGCCGCTTGGCACCGATGCGGTGGCCGGCGCCCATGGCCAGAATGCCCGAGAAGCGTTTGTGCGTGTGCAAGCGGGCCAGCGGCCTGTGGACGCGCTCATCAGCGCCACGTCGCTCGCAGCGGAATCACTGGGAATGGGTTCCACGCTCGGACGGCTTGCGCCCGGCTATTTGGCGGATATCATTGCTGTGTCGGGCGATCCGACGGCGAACATCGAGGCGTTGCGATCCGTGCGATTCGTCATGTCGCAAGGCAAAGTGATTGTGCGGTAA
- a CDS encoding SET domain-containing protein-lysine N-methyltransferase — protein MAKRRARVEVTETGVRIIRKKSKISGWGVYASEPINKNKRIIQYTGEKVSSAEADRRETKYQKKGQIWCFTLNRAWYRDGNVNGSTARFINHSCNGNCYSEVIKDVVWIRASKNIKKGDELSYDYNTEGEAGMRCRCHPTCTNKI, from the coding sequence ATGGCAAAACGTCGGGCACGAGTAGAGGTCACGGAAACAGGCGTTCGGATCATCCGCAAGAAATCCAAAATTTCGGGCTGGGGTGTCTACGCGTCGGAGCCGATCAACAAGAACAAGCGCATCATCCAGTACACAGGGGAAAAAGTCTCTTCTGCGGAAGCGGATCGGCGCGAAACGAAGTACCAGAAGAAGGGGCAGATCTGGTGTTTCACGCTGAACCGGGCGTGGTACCGCGACGGCAACGTCAACGGCAGCACCGCGCGGTTCATCAATCACTCCTGCAACGGCAACTGTTACTCCGAAGTCATCAAAGACGTCGTCTGGATTCGCGCCTCCAAGAACATCAAGAAGGGCGACGAGCTGAGCTACGACTACAACACCGAGGGCGAGGCCGGCATGCGGTGCCGCTGTCACCCGACCTGCACGAACAAGATCTGA
- a CDS encoding alpha/beta fold hydrolase translates to MTVPVRHVVYLHGFASSPESSKAEVFRRGLAAAGVGFVSPDLNQPEFETLTTTRMLTQVRAVIEGIPEGPVALVGSSLGAFVAVLAADADLTGRVDRLILLAPALDFGGNRLRQFGPHSVEAWRQAGALRVPHHAWGEEREINFALYEDAAQYDAITLPVRFPTLVFQGEYDEVVKPAMVKQWAAGRPMVDLRLLPDGHQLSTSIERVWRESARFLGVAGGPTEGLRAVPQS, encoded by the coding sequence ATGACAGTGCCTGTCCGTCACGTCGTCTACCTCCACGGATTCGCGTCGTCGCCCGAGTCGTCCAAAGCCGAAGTCTTTCGGCGCGGTCTTGCGGCGGCGGGCGTCGGATTCGTGTCACCTGACCTGAACCAGCCCGAGTTCGAGACCCTGACCACCACGCGCATGCTCACGCAGGTGCGAGCGGTGATCGAGGGAATTCCTGAGGGTCCAGTGGCGCTGGTGGGCTCGAGCCTGGGCGCGTTTGTGGCAGTGCTTGCCGCCGACGCGGACCTCACCGGCCGCGTGGATCGACTGATCCTGCTTGCGCCGGCTTTGGATTTTGGCGGCAACCGGCTGCGCCAGTTTGGTCCACATAGCGTTGAGGCGTGGCGGCAGGCCGGGGCCCTGCGCGTGCCCCACCACGCCTGGGGTGAGGAGCGCGAGATCAACTTTGCGCTGTATGAGGATGCCGCGCAGTACGACGCGATCACGTTGCCAGTCCGGTTCCCGACCCTGGTGTTCCAGGGCGAATACGACGAGGTGGTGAAGCCGGCGATGGTGAAACAGTGGGCGGCTGGGCGACCGATGGTTGACCTGCGCCTGTTGCCGGACGGCCATCAATTGTCCACGTCGATCGAGCGTGTCTGGCGTGAGAGCGCGCGGTTCCTTGGCGTGGCCGGGGGGCCGACTGAGGGCCTGCGTGCGGTGCCGCAATCCTGA
- the msrP gene encoding protein-methionine-sulfoxide reductase catalytic subunit MsrP, which translates to MLIKRASDIRSSEITPEAVYRSRREFLQTAAAGALGAYAGASLLSGGDLWAQATIAGVKKSPLSTTEATHTWEQVTQYNNFYEFGTQKSDPARYAGQLKVKPWTVKVDGLVAKPADYALEDLIKPHQLEERIYRFRCVEAWSAVIPWVGFPLADLIKRVQPQGKAAYVAFTTLQRPSEMPGQRTGSLDWPYVEGLRMDEAMHPLTILATGIFGKELPNQNGAPIRLVVPWKYGFKSIKSIVRISFVEKMPPTSWNIANAAEYGFYSNVNPMVDHPRWSQSRETRLGSFVKNKPTLMFNGYADQVSKLYDGMDLKKFY; encoded by the coding sequence ATGTTGATCAAGCGCGCATCGGATATCCGTTCATCTGAGATCACACCCGAAGCGGTCTACCGCTCGCGTCGTGAGTTTCTGCAGACCGCCGCAGCCGGTGCGCTGGGCGCGTATGCCGGGGCCTCGTTGCTGAGTGGTGGCGATCTGTGGGCTCAGGCGACGATCGCGGGCGTGAAAAAGTCGCCGCTTTCAACGACCGAAGCCACCCACACGTGGGAACAGGTCACGCAGTACAACAACTTCTACGAATTCGGCACCCAGAAGTCAGACCCGGCCCGGTATGCCGGCCAGCTCAAAGTGAAGCCGTGGACGGTGAAGGTGGACGGCCTGGTGGCCAAGCCGGCCGACTACGCGCTTGAAGATCTGATCAAGCCGCATCAGCTGGAAGAGCGCATCTATCGCTTCCGCTGTGTGGAGGCCTGGTCGGCGGTGATTCCCTGGGTGGGATTCCCCTTGGCGGATCTGATTAAACGTGTCCAGCCGCAGGGCAAGGCCGCGTACGTCGCGTTCACCACGTTACAGCGCCCCAGTGAAATGCCCGGCCAGCGCACGGGCTCGCTGGACTGGCCGTACGTGGAAGGCCTGCGCATGGACGAGGCGATGCATCCGCTCACGATCCTGGCCACCGGCATCTTCGGCAAGGAATTGCCGAATCAGAACGGCGCGCCGATTCGACTGGTGGTGCCCTGGAAGTACGGCTTCAAGAGCATCAAATCCATCGTCCGTATCAGCTTCGTGGAGAAGATGCCGCCGACGTCGTGGAATATCGCGAACGCGGCCGAGTACGGGTTCTATTCCAACGTGAACCCGATGGTGGATCATCCGCGATGGAGCCAGTCGCGCGAGACGCGCCTGGGCTCGTTCGTCAAGAACAAGCCGACGTTGATGTTCAACGGCTACGCTGATCAGGTGTCGAAGCTCTACGACGGCATGGACCTGAAGAAGTTCTACTGA